The Nostoc commune NIES-4072 genome includes a window with the following:
- a CDS encoding STM4012 family radical SAM protein: MLTIQNLKSKIAQSPYQAYVYSYPHKTAYRPISPPVYLPELWAQQDRQALFLYIHIPFCEMRCGFCNLFTTVSHNEDFMSQYVRTLQRQAQRMKAVLGNASFARFAIGGGTPTQLPIQHLETILNIAENTMGAKLQEIPISVEVSPETATEDKLKLLRSHSVDRVSIGVQSFIDSEVLATQRRQSTTQVEATLTRIKEMGFPTLNIDLIYGLPGQTVNTWLQSIQASLRFQPEEIYLYPLYVRSLTGLGRTDREWDDIRLACYREGRSLLLSEGYTQVSMRMFRRLEERQGGQGGQGRQGRQGRQGKQGINISPLSPPSPIYCCQADGMIGLGCGARSYTNTLHYSNEYAVGAKGISEILQAYIQTADESFDYAHYGFQLNAEEQRRRYILLSLLSDEGLNCASYRQQFGSEVYADFPEFSELLALNLAIKDEEILQLTEFGIERSDTIGAWLFSEKVQELMQDYELK, encoded by the coding sequence ATGCTGACAATCCAAAATCTTAAATCGAAAATTGCCCAGTCTCCTTATCAAGCATACGTCTATTCTTACCCCCACAAAACAGCTTACCGTCCCATCTCCCCACCTGTGTATCTTCCAGAACTTTGGGCGCAGCAAGATAGACAAGCGCTGTTTCTCTACATACATATACCGTTTTGTGAAATGCGTTGTGGCTTCTGCAATCTGTTTACCACAGTCAGCCACAATGAAGATTTTATGAGTCAATATGTTCGCACGTTACAGCGACAGGCGCAACGGATGAAAGCCGTGTTGGGTAATGCGTCATTTGCTAGGTTCGCTATTGGTGGCGGAACTCCCACCCAATTACCGATTCAGCACCTCGAAACTATTCTCAATATTGCTGAAAATACTATGGGTGCAAAATTACAGGAAATTCCCATTTCTGTAGAAGTTTCGCCAGAAACCGCCACTGAGGATAAGTTAAAGTTATTGCGATCGCACTCTGTAGATCGTGTTAGTATTGGTGTCCAAAGCTTCATCGATTCGGAAGTTTTAGCCACCCAGCGCCGTCAATCTACTACCCAAGTAGAAGCAACGCTGACAAGGATAAAAGAGATGGGATTTCCCACTCTGAACATTGATTTGATTTACGGTTTACCCGGACAAACAGTAAATACTTGGTTGCAATCAATACAAGCTAGTTTGCGTTTTCAACCAGAAGAAATTTATCTATATCCATTGTATGTGCGATCGCTCACAGGTTTGGGACGCACAGATCGAGAATGGGACGATATTCGTTTAGCTTGTTATCGAGAAGGGCGATCGCTATTATTGTCAGAAGGATATACGCAAGTTTCCATGCGGATGTTTCGACGCTTGGAAGAGAGACAAGGGGGACAAGGGGGACAAGGTAGACAAGGTAGACAAGGTAGACAAGGTAAACAAGGTATCAATATTTCTCCCTTGTCTCCTCCCTCTCCCATCTACTGCTGTCAAGCCGACGGTATGATTGGTTTAGGTTGTGGCGCACGTTCCTACACTAATACTTTGCACTACTCCAACGAATATGCAGTGGGAGCAAAGGGAATCAGCGAGATTTTACAAGCATATATTCAAACAGCAGATGAGTCATTTGACTACGCACACTATGGTTTTCAACTAAATGCTGAAGAACAACGTCGGCGGTATATTTTGTTATCTTTGCTTTCCGATGAAGGATTGAATTGTGCTAGTTATCGTCAGCAATTTGGTAGTGAAGTATACGCTGATTTTCCAGAATTTTCAGAATTGCTGGCTTTAAATTTGGCGATAAAAGATGAGGAGATTTTACAGTTAACTGAATTTGGCATTGAGCGTTCTGATACTATTGGTGCGTGGTTATTTTCTGAGAAAGTTCAGGAATTAATGCAGGATTATGAATTGAAATAG
- a CDS encoding STM4011 family radical SAM protein: protein MHLTILYRGSLISCNYGCEYCPFAKRQQTAAELAIDKQSLERFVNFISQHPQHQFSILFTPWGEALIHSWYQQALIKLTQLPNVNKAAIQTNLSCNLDWVEECNKDKLALWATFHSEWVSRDRFLQKCLNLDNQNVKFSVGVVGFPQFQAEIAALRQELPNHVYLWINAVKAELPNLSPENREFFKSIDPLYELNIQHYPSFGHSCRAGESVISVDGDGTMYRCHFIKAAIGNIYDFTWEAALSKQPCTNQTCHCHIGYVHLEYLEMNKVFGSGILERIPDNWVNQNCTVI from the coding sequence ATGCACTTGACCATACTCTATCGCGGTTCTTTAATCAGTTGCAACTACGGTTGTGAATATTGCCCCTTTGCGAAACGCCAACAAACAGCCGCAGAATTAGCAATCGATAAACAATCTTTAGAACGATTTGTCAATTTTATTTCCCAACATCCCCAACATCAATTTTCAATTCTCTTTACTCCTTGGGGAGAAGCCCTAATCCATTCTTGGTATCAGCAAGCACTGATAAAATTAACGCAGTTACCCAATGTTAATAAAGCAGCAATTCAAACTAATCTATCTTGTAATTTAGATTGGGTAGAGGAATGTAACAAAGATAAATTGGCGCTTTGGGCAACTTTTCATTCCGAATGGGTGTCACGCGATCGCTTCTTACAAAAATGCCTCAATCTAGACAACCAAAATGTCAAGTTTAGCGTGGGAGTTGTCGGTTTTCCCCAGTTTCAAGCGGAAATAGCAGCTTTACGTCAAGAGTTACCAAACCACGTTTATTTGTGGATTAATGCTGTAAAAGCTGAACTTCCTAATTTATCACCAGAAAATCGAGAATTTTTCAAATCTATTGACCCGTTATATGAACTAAATATTCAACATTATCCTAGCTTTGGGCATTCTTGTCGAGCTGGAGAATCAGTGATTTCTGTTGATGGTGATGGGACAATGTACCGATGTCATTTTATTAAAGCAGCAATTGGTAATATTTACGATTTTACCTGGGAAGCAGCTTTGTCTAAACAACCTTGTACCAACCAAACTTGTCACTGTCATATTGGTTATGTTCATCTAGAATATTTAGAAATGAATAAGGTATTTGGTTCTGGTATTTTAGAAAGAATTCCCGATAATTGGGTTAATCAAAATTGTACTGTCATATAA
- the arr gene encoding NAD(+)--rifampin ADP-ribosyltransferase: MAKCYEDLSDPDKAKKNYELATSFKDKPSDKGPFYHGTKADLQVSDLLRAGNNSNYKSELKMNHIYFTALVSGAGLAAALAKGDGRERVYIVEPTGEFENDPNVTDKKFPGNLTRSYRSQAPLKIVGEVTDWVRQTPEELQKWRKKLANNKGEIIN; the protein is encoded by the coding sequence ATTGCCAAATGCTATGAGGACTTAAGCGACCCTGACAAGGCAAAAAAGAATTATGAATTAGCAACTTCGTTTAAGGATAAACCTTCTGACAAAGGCCCTTTTTATCATGGGACGAAAGCAGATTTGCAGGTTAGCGATTTGCTGAGGGCAGGGAATAATTCTAATTATAAATCTGAACTCAAAATGAATCACATTTATTTTACAGCCCTTGTTAGTGGAGCGGGACTAGCTGCTGCATTAGCAAAAGGCGATGGACGTGAACGTGTTTATATCGTTGAACCGACAGGGGAGTTTGAAAATGACCCGAATGTTACAGACAAAAAATTTCCCGGCAATCTGACACGCTCATATCGCTCCCAAGCACCATTAAAAATCGTTGGCGAAGTCACAGATTGGGTGAGACAAACACCTGAAGAACTCCAAAAATGGCGTAAAAAGTTGGCCAATAACAAAGGAGAAATTATTAATTAA
- a CDS encoding glutathione S-transferase family protein has protein sequence MLPVVLLLSLLGLEHEIIRVDLIVGEQKSAEFLKLNPFGQVPVLIDGKLVLRDSQAILVYLARQYGGESWLPSEPEAMGKVLQWLSTAANESQNSLSAARRFFLLGTPIDLEGAQQKARYTLEVIDKHLLNRDWLETNHPTIADIACYPYIELASDAQIVLEAYPQVSAWVTRIKQLPLYVAMPGF, from the coding sequence TTGCTCCCGGTTGTACTCTTGTTATCCCTGCTGGGGCTAGAACATGAAATTATCCGGGTTGATCTGATAGTGGGGGAACAGAAGTCAGCAGAGTTTTTGAAACTTAACCCTTTTGGGCAAGTTCCAGTTTTGATTGATGGCAAGCTAGTTCTGCGTGACTCGCAAGCTATTTTGGTGTACTTAGCTCGTCAGTATGGCGGAGAATCTTGGTTGCCCTCAGAACCGGAAGCAATGGGTAAAGTTTTGCAATGGTTGTCTACTGCTGCCAATGAAAGTCAGAATAGTCTATCTGCGGCTCGACGGTTTTTTCTATTAGGTACACCTATCGATTTAGAAGGCGCACAGCAAAAGGCAAGGTATACGCTTGAGGTGATAGATAAGCATCTTCTGAATCGAGACTGGCTAGAGACAAATCACCCAACGATCGCAGATATTGCCTGCTATCCCTATATCGAACTTGCCAGTGATGCCCAAATTGTTCTTGAGGCATATCCGCAAGTGAGCGCTTGGGTTACTCGCATCAAGCAGCTTCCTCTTTACGTTGCAATGCCTGGATTTTAA
- a CDS encoding LysR family transcriptional regulator — translation MRLIDLSAIDLNLLVAFEALFEERSVTAAATRLYLGQPAMSAALARLRILFQDELFIRIGRQMQPTAKALEVAQGIRVALQQIRQTLETSQTFDSTTSKSTFTIGSSDYTSYVVMPKLLEVCRRIAPSINFRLISFAKNFVGELLERREIDLALGVFQDPPRQTIQIPLFPEHFVGICRLGHPILLEDVITPEIFANFLHALFTLRQDEVGEIDNALAQYNLQRRVALTTPHLLVLPAIISSTDLIAAVPSRLLAPLAYQDALEIFELPVQTQPWMISMLWSKLTEQDQANCWLRQMLISVCEEI, via the coding sequence ATGCGATTAATAGACTTGTCTGCCATTGATCTGAACCTTCTAGTCGCCTTTGAAGCACTTTTTGAAGAAAGGAGTGTAACAGCAGCAGCAACACGATTGTACTTAGGGCAACCAGCAATGAGTGCGGCACTTGCTAGGTTACGCATACTATTCCAAGATGAATTATTTATCCGAATTGGTAGGCAAATGCAACCCACAGCAAAAGCTCTGGAAGTTGCTCAAGGTATAAGAGTTGCCCTGCAACAAATTCGGCAGACATTGGAAACGAGCCAAACATTTGACTCTACTACTTCTAAAAGTACTTTTACAATTGGCAGTTCAGATTACACTAGCTATGTTGTCATGCCCAAGCTTCTTGAAGTTTGTCGTCGAATTGCACCAAGCATTAATTTTCGATTAATTAGTTTTGCAAAAAACTTTGTTGGAGAACTATTAGAGCGACGAGAGATTGATCTAGCTTTGGGTGTTTTTCAAGACCCACCCAGACAAACAATACAAATACCATTATTTCCAGAACACTTTGTCGGCATCTGTCGTCTTGGACATCCCATTCTCTTGGAGGACGTTATCACACCAGAAATCTTCGCTAATTTTCTTCATGCTCTTTTTACTCTTAGGCAAGATGAAGTTGGTGAAATCGATAATGCGCTTGCCCAGTACAATCTCCAGCGTCGAGTTGCTTTGACAACTCCTCACTTACTAGTGCTACCAGCAATCATTTCATCAACTGATTTAATTGCTGCTGTTCCATCACGATTGCTAGCACCATTGGCATATCAAGATGCATTAGAAATTTTTGAACTTCCAGTACAAACTCAACCGTGGATGATTTCAATGCTATGGAGCAAACTTACAGAGCAGGATCAAGCCAATTGCTGGTTACGACAGATGCTCATAAGCGTTTGTGAGGAGATTTAA
- a CDS encoding SDR family oxidoreductase: MTYQKKIAVVTGSNRGLGYAIARKLSQIGIHVVLTSRNQRDGLAVKEQLSNEGLDVNYHTLDVTSDLNVAEFVQWLREAYGRVDILVNNAGINPTTKPEESSLLTVQLETMRSTFDTNVLALLRTSQALIPLMKVHNYGRIVNVSTEMASLAAITSDYYPIAPSYRLSKLGVNGLTVLLAKELLGANILVNAYSPGWMKTDMGGENAPFTADQGAETAVYLATLPDGGAQGQFFAEMRQFGGPIKLQW, translated from the coding sequence ATGACTTACCAGAAAAAGATTGCTGTAGTAACAGGTAGCAATCGTGGGTTAGGATATGCCATAGCTCGTAAATTGTCCCAAATTGGCATCCATGTTGTTCTAACAAGCCGTAACCAAAGAGATGGTCTTGCTGTTAAAGAACAATTATCTAATGAAGGGCTTGATGTGAACTATCACACACTGGACGTTACGAGTGATTTGAATGTGGCAGAGTTTGTTCAATGGCTAAGAGAAGCCTACGGCAGGGTAGATATTTTGGTGAACAATGCCGGCATCAATCCTACAACCAAGCCAGAGGAATCTAGTTTATTGACAGTTCAACTAGAAACGATGCGCTCTACATTTGACACCAATGTTCTAGCGCTCCTGAGAACTTCTCAAGCATTAATTCCGTTGATGAAGGTTCACAACTACGGTCGCATCGTCAATGTCTCAACTGAAATGGCATCTTTGGCTGCAATTACTAGTGACTACTACCCAATAGCACCTTCCTATCGACTATCCAAACTAGGGGTGAACGGGCTAACTGTTCTTCTAGCAAAAGAACTCCTTGGCGCTAATATTCTCGTTAATGCTTATTCTCCAGGTTGGATGAAAACTGATATGGGAGGAGAGAATGCGCCGTTTACAGCAGACCAAGGAGCCGAAACTGCTGTTTATTTAGCAACACTTCCAGATGGAGGAGCGCAAGGACAGTTTTTTGCAGAGATGCGTCAGTTTGGCGGTCCCATAAAATTACAGTGGTAA
- a CDS encoding NADPH-dependent F420 reductase gives MKVSFIGYGSMAQSLSSRWVGKHELFVAGRDSSKAQSLADKLAQGTKAGSPQEAAEFGEVIVLATPHQAVFEAMEAAGGSEAFANKILLDINNPVDLSNGNYLTQTYDGVSLSEAIAAYSPKAKVVKAFNMCQAKVWQMEQPNFDGRRLVTLYCGDDTDAKRQVASLIEDVGSEPVDLGELKYARLLESAAAIVIKLLFSGRDPYTVLNLIQPEVKPIS, from the coding sequence ATGAAGGTCAGCTTTATCGGTTATGGCAGCATGGCACAGTCTTTAAGCTCACGTTGGGTGGGAAAACACGAGCTATTTGTTGCAGGTCGAGATTCTAGCAAAGCACAGAGTTTGGCAGATAAACTTGCTCAGGGGACAAAAGCTGGTTCCCCTCAAGAGGCAGCAGAGTTTGGTGAAGTCATTGTTTTAGCGACTCCTCACCAAGCAGTATTTGAAGCTATGGAAGCAGCTGGAGGAAGTGAAGCTTTTGCAAACAAGATTTTATTAGACATAAATAATCCTGTTGACCTCTCTAACGGTAATTACTTAACGCAAACTTATGATGGAGTATCACTATCAGAAGCGATCGCTGCTTATTCTCCCAAGGCTAAGGTAGTGAAGGCGTTCAATATGTGTCAGGCAAAAGTTTGGCAGATGGAGCAGCCTAATTTCGATGGTCGGCGGTTAGTAACGCTCTATTGCGGCGACGATACTGATGCGAAACGTCAAGTGGCTTCGCTGATTGAAGATGTTGGGAGTGAGCCAGTCGATTTGGGGGAGTTGAAGTATGCTCGATTGTTAGAGTCTGCGGCAGCAATTGTGATTAAGCTGCTATTTTCTGGTCGCGATCCTTACACTGTTCTTAATCTGATTCAACCAGAAGTCAAACCGATTTCTTGA
- a CDS encoding ISLre2 family transposase, producing the protein MEKSICATLDLSKSLSNFSSEATKCLELTNITEWNGKILEERERQIREIALILAGQCIAILLYNLSQSQSANQTAMNKTKGWWDSNMQKHGYRKRQILTVGNVLVTLKLPYMVKRKSTPTTKNKIPTQGFCPLLKWLGMSDGLTPLVWSTVAQYGAITSSFEAACTTLTGWGINLSLKRIERLTYKFGQIGINLRQSKILNRQLGNLAEGNILKGQRVVIAVDGGRSRIRINKKGRKSSKTKRHGFIGKWVEPKLFTIYVVDEQGKKINSSEIPITNDGTYEGYKALLEILEAYLVDLGISQAKQVLLIGDGAEWIWIHIPPLLTRLGCPAETYQLFDFYHVTENIKVFADAAFNEEVQSKDWFIKVRKSLKKGKAKSLISQMDELIAVATGERCKIMVTKRNYILDAYRKGRLNYDKAINKKLPIGSGAIESLIRQVVNLRIKGNSKFWLKENAEIMLHLRCQWIAKSWDNFCASIFNSFIKPETA; encoded by the coding sequence ATGGAAAAAAGTATATGTGCAACTCTAGATTTGAGCAAATCATTATCAAACTTTTCTTCCGAGGCGACAAAATGTTTAGAATTGACGAATATCACAGAGTGGAATGGGAAAATTCTTGAAGAAAGAGAAAGACAAATTAGAGAAATTGCACTTATTTTAGCTGGTCAATGTATTGCTATTTTGTTGTATAACCTCTCTCAATCTCAGTCAGCCAATCAAACAGCTATGAATAAAACAAAAGGCTGGTGGGATAGCAATATGCAAAAACACGGTTATCGAAAACGGCAAATATTAACAGTTGGGAATGTTTTAGTTACTTTAAAATTGCCATATATGGTAAAAAGAAAGTCAACACCTACGACCAAAAATAAAATCCCTACTCAGGGATTCTGCCCATTATTAAAGTGGTTGGGAATGTCAGACGGCTTAACCCCATTAGTATGGTCAACAGTTGCCCAATACGGTGCAATTACTAGCTCATTTGAAGCAGCCTGTACAACTTTGACGGGTTGGGGAATTAACCTTAGTTTAAAACGAATTGAACGTTTAACATATAAATTTGGTCAGATTGGGATCAACTTACGTCAATCTAAAATCTTAAATCGCCAATTAGGGAATTTAGCTGAAGGTAATATTCTTAAAGGTCAAAGAGTTGTCATCGCTGTAGATGGTGGTCGGAGTAGAATCAGAATTAATAAAAAGGGAAGAAAAAGCTCCAAAACCAAGCGACACGGGTTTATCGGCAAATGGGTTGAGCCAAAGTTATTTACAATTTATGTTGTTGATGAGCAAGGTAAAAAAATAAATAGTTCTGAAATTCCTATTACGAATGATGGCACTTATGAAGGATATAAAGCGCTTTTGGAGATTTTAGAAGCGTATTTAGTTGACTTGGGAATTAGTCAAGCAAAACAAGTCTTATTAATCGGGGATGGAGCGGAGTGGATCTGGATACATATCCCACCACTTTTGACAAGATTAGGATGCCCAGCCGAAACTTATCAGCTATTCGATTTCTATCATGTTACGGAAAATATAAAAGTATTTGCAGACGCGGCTTTTAATGAAGAAGTACAGTCTAAAGACTGGTTTATAAAAGTTAGAAAAAGTTTAAAAAAAGGTAAAGCTAAATCCTTAATTAGCCAGATGGATGAGTTGATTGCTGTAGCTACTGGAGAGCGGTGTAAGATTATGGTAACTAAACGAAATTATATTTTAGATGCTTATCGTAAAGGGCGTTTAAATTACGATAAAGCAATAAATAAAAAACTACCTATTGGCAGTGGTGCAATTGAGAGTTTAATCCGCCAAGTTGTAAATTTAAGAATCAAAGGAAACAGTAAATTCTGGTTGAAAGAAAATGCAGAAATTATGTTACATCTGCGTTGTCAATGGATAGCTAAAAGTTGGGATAATTTTTGTGCTTCCATTTTTAATTCCTTTATCAAACCAGAAACTGCTTGA